In Trachemys scripta elegans isolate TJP31775 chromosome 10, CAS_Tse_1.0, whole genome shotgun sequence, the sequence catagctcctaCACCAGTTCATACCAGCTATTTAGCCTGGGTTGTTTATCATCATCTATACGTTTCAGTTCCCCTGCAGCACATTTCAGAGAGACGACAGGATATGCTAAAAgcacatttgaatttttaaacaatgGCCGGGGTCTTATGTTGTCGAAAAAACATCTTGGAGTGTTTACTGGACAAGTCCAATGAAACACTGCATATTCCATGCGTTTCCTGCCTTCCTGGGGGAAGCGCTGGTCAGGGGAGTGGGTGGCAGGAGAATTAGCAAAGGAATGCGCAGGACTCAATCTGgcgttttatttgcatttttgctCACACCTTTTGTGTGCGAAATTGGGAACTGAACGGTTTTTAATAGAAGGAGTTCACTGTGCTGTTGGCAAGTCCCACAGCATCCCAGCTGGCCTCTTTACAGCTATTGATTAAACAGTAACATTGCCAGGAGTTCTCCATCCGTCACAGTGATGGGAACTCCAATCATGAAAACACAAGGGTGAGAAAAAAGAAGCCTTTACAATTACAACCTGCAGCTCACTAAATGAAGAATAAAAAACCGTTGAACACCCTATAAATATTTATTGGTGCAGCAATCAGAGAAGTTTGCTTTTGTGTTAAAAGACTTGAGACTGGATTTGTTGAGGAGTGCatcggagagagagagagagaaaccatctCCAGTAAGAGAGAAAGTGAACTGAAAACACTTTGGCGGTTGGATTGTGATAGGGCAAGGTTAGGTGAGAGATTTTACCTTAGTCTCTTCTTTAGTAAAGTGAATTTGATTGGGCTGCTGACAGTGAGTaaaatggggccagattcttctcTCTGACACCAATGAAATAGACTTCCATGGGGTTTTTGCACACCAGTGGCCTCAGTACACCTGCTGCAGGCTCCCCCAATGACTTCAAGAGGAGTTACTTGGGTCCTGCCGTGAGAGAACCAGGGGTGGACTTGCCTCAGGCCTAGAGAGGAGAGCTCCCTTTTTACAACTGCATCCCCTTCTGTACCAGAGACCAAGCAGCGGCATTGGAAGTCATCTCACTTCTCCGACCCCACAGGGTCCTAGTACAGCCTAGCAGAGTTGAATCTGTCCAAACTGGGCTAACTAGTGTGGTACAGTCCAAGCTTTTCCTTCTCCGTGTGCAGCCCGAAGCATGTGGCTACACCTGGCCGATAAACCTGTGTCGGTGAAGAGTTTGCGCTGTAACGCTTCTCGCTCTTTGACGTTGCAATAGAGACAGGTCTGTTAAAAGACTGTGCTGTAGAGTAAGTCCTTGAAGACCCAGTTCCCCACACTCCTCTCCTCTCACTTTCAGCCTCTCATTATTTCCAAGCAGCTCTGATGGTCCTCAGAGCAGCCCCAGTAACTCACGTAGTGCAGGCCCTCATCCACCTGCTAGGATATTTATGCAGACAGACTGATTAATTCTTCTCTCCTGCTCACCGGGTCTGAGACTTACACGGCACCAAACTGAGCTTGACAGCTCAGGAAGAGGGCAGCCCCTTTGGCTTCAGACAAGGAGTAGGGTTTGTGGAGGCGTCGGTCTGAAATCAATCATCGACACAGCTGGGCTCTTCTCTTCAAGAAGCCTGGGCCAAATTCACAGGGGGTGTATTCAGTGGGGCTATACCCAGTGGCAATGTGACCTCCCAAGCTGTTAGAGAGAACATTGCCATCCAGAAATTCTTTATATGGAAAGGTCCTTCCACGTTTCTTTGAAGGAAACCCAGCATTTTTCTAAAACTGTCTTAATTTCTAGCTTCCGAGTTTCCTTttacgaaaaaaaaaaaaaaaaaaaaaaagaggatactAGCTTCTTTTGAAAGCTCTTCTGAGGTCAGCCCTGTGTAATAGTGACACAATCCATGGCCCCCGAGGGCTTTTGTGGATTATAAGGCCAGACGGGATCATCATAATTGTTTAATTTGACGTCCTTTATCACACAGGCTAGAGAACCTATGTTGAGCCCATAACGTCTGTTGGAGCCATagcagaaagacatccagtcttggcTTAGAGCCAGCAAGTGATGGCGAATCCATCACATTGCTAGGTGAGCACCATGGACTTGAGGCTTGCTGAGTTCCGTTGTTGCTCGGAACTCCACCGTGACCGAACTCGGATCCAAAGAAACAGACCCCAACCCTTTGAGCTGACAGAGAACCTCTCCGACCTGGGGCTGGCTGGAATGCAGTGAAACTATTTTGTAAAGAATTTCaaagttttgacatttgttttcattctgatgcagaatgaaACCGAGGCCTTTGGAATTTTTTtcacaagaaaacaaaaacagcaaagcAAGATATCTACCCACTCTGGAACCCAGGTTAAAGTCACTGCTTTGAATGATGCAGAGTGGGGACTGGAACTGGGGGTCCGCCATATCAGAGGAGTGCCTTATCCACTGGGCTATTGACTAGTCACACTTTTTGGTTTGGAATCAAtggcatttttcagtggaaaagttTCACCGACAttatttcaaccagctccagtTAGCACTATTGGGTTTATGATACAAAGCTGAACAGTTCTGAGtccatccagcagggggcagtcatgTACATACACACTGGCCAGCTCCTGACAATACCATTGTACGCagcattctgttttgttttggtagcgAAATCTTGGAAGGGTCTCTGTAAGTGAGCAAGTCCAGCCTGTCAGAAAACAAAGTGCCCATTAAAGTCTAAATGGATCCCCACATCCCAGGTCTCATTAGCTGGCAGGcagtttaaaatgaacaaactgATGTGTCAAGGCATGGTAAAAGGAGGAAAAAGGGGTTCTTTTTGGGGGTGTGAGAACTCTTAGAGTTCTCCTAGGAGCAACAGTCTGAGCTGTTTTTTGATTATGCTTCTAGGAGAGCGATCTCATAAACTGAGATTAGAACGTGGCGTTAGATCAGAGTCTCGGATTCATGAGTTTGCCCTTTAAAGGCATACCTGGGACTGGGGTGTATTCTAATCTCTGCAGGACGCTCTGTCTGTGCAGATCCCATGGCTATTAATGTCAGGGACGTGGCTAAAATCCAGCCAGGTTTTTAATGTTATCACAAGCCCAAGAGGGCATTTGGATTTTCAAGGTTTGAAGAGAATTCAGGTCTTGTGAAGGGGCCAGGAGTCACACACCATGCTGTCCCCACCAACCCTGACCTGCGGCCACTGTTTCTGGGGGTCAGAGAGTAGCTTAGTTTCCCCCACCATTTCCTCGGCTTTTTTGCTGATGATGCCAATGATGATGCCAATTAGTATCAACAATGACAGAGACTTTGGTGCTGTGGACAATTGGACAGCCTGAACTCGACCTGGCTCTCCACCCATTCAAGAGAGGGCCCAGACAGCCCTCAGATGTCAACATCGTCGCtcgttattattatttaacttttttctgGTAGAGCCCACAATGTGCCAGGTGCAGTACAAACGGAAGGGAAGGCGCGGTCATTACTGACCCATTCTGGAGTTCCACCAGCTAGTTAGAAAAGAGAGTCTTCTACTAATCATCCATTGCCACCCATCCACATTGGCCACGGTCCTGTAATTCTGCAGTCACTCCTCGGAGTGATCTCCAGATCTTATACCAAGGTCATTGACATCAGAACCTTGACCTGTGTGCTTAATTCAGGAGAAGACAAGTACTGTGATTGTCGTACTGTACTTTGCTTCTTGTCCACACTATTACAGACTAAAGCCAGTTCCTGCTCTGACTTACCTCCCATGCAACCCCATTGTAGTGAATGGGGTTGCACTTGGTGTGTCTGTCTGTACTGAGGTAGCATCTAGCAATCCCAGACaaggatcaggactccattgtgctaagcactctgTAGACAAGTACCGAGGACAGTCCTTGCCCAAGGCAGCTCACAGTCTAGCCATGCCACAGGTGGACAAAAGAGAATAATGAAGTAGGGGTCTGTTGGAGAGGGAGGTAACAAAAGAAACAGAGTTTGGCAAAAAAATTGAAGTCACAACCCTAGTCAGGGCCTGATGGGAATGGCTTGTAGGCAGCACAATGCAATAGGGCTTAAGAAgggattttaaagcattttgatgAGGGATTTTCCCTGAGCATTGGGCTCGGCATGTGGGGGCTGACGGCTTGATATTATCCGCTCGTTCTTACACTGGTGCCCATCCCTGAAAGTGTTAATGGGTCAAAGCTGGACAGATCCACTTGAGTCATTACTGTTGTCCTTTCCTTTCCACAGGAACCTGATGCCGCGGACTATAGAGGGGCAGATCACGATGGAGAAAACCCCGAGTTACTTTGTGACCAAGGAGGCCCCCAAACGTATTTACAACATGTCCAGGGACACCAAGCTGATTGTGGTGGTGAGGAACCCAGTCACCAGGGCCATCTCGGACTACACACAGACACTGTCCAAAAACCCCACCATACCCAGCTTCCAGGCACTGGCCTTCAAGAACATCAGCACGGGCCTCATCGACACCACATGGAGTGCGGTGCGGATCGGCATCTATGCTAAGCACCTGGACAACTGGTTGCAGTACTTCCCCCTTTCAAAATTCCTCTTTGTCAGCGGGGAAAGACTCGTGAGTGACCCAGCTGGGGAGATGGGCCGAGTGCAAGACTTCTTGGGTCTCAAGAGAGTCGTGACAGACAAACACTTCTATTTCAATGAGACCAAGGGCTTCCCTTGCCTGAAGAAGCCTGAAGGAAGCAGCCGGCCCCGCTGTTTGGGGAAGTCCAAAGGGCGGCCTCATCCAAAAATCCACGGGCAGGTGATCCAGCGCCTGCAGGAATTTTATAGACCCTTCAACATGAAGTTCTATCAGATGACTGGGCAGGACTTTGGGTGGGACTGAGATCTCACCAGGCCATTGGCTTTCTAAgccacagtggggagagggcaaCTAGTCCCCTTAGCAGACCTACAGGGCCCTTTGCACATTGTGTGCCAAGCTGCCCAGGGACTCTAGCATAGGTGTGTCCAAGGCAAACTTTTGGAAGACACTTCCCATGTTCTAATTTATAATGGACCTGTTCCTGGAGAGAAATGTACACTTACTGAGTAGAGAGAaatatttaagaaagaaaaacaaacaaacaaaacccccaacccCAGATCAGATTAAATATTCTTCCATATAAATCTTGCTAATCTATATTAACCGGAATGATTTtcagatggtgtgtgtgtgtgtgtgtgcgcacgtgtgggtgtgtgtgtgcgcagtgACAAAGGCACTAAGATTCACAATAAAGCTTTGCAAATTAGAGTTGGCCTCCTAATGCTGCTGTAATATTCACAATCAGCCATCCCGAACCTTTTAATTAGCAGGGGAGAGGGCCCCAGCCATTAGTGCTGTGTTTAGTTCTTGGATGCCTTTCTTGCAAAGGGACACTAAAGATAACAACTGGAGCCAGGTTCGAAGCTGCTGTACAGCAAtgtaggtccattgacttcaaaggagctaggttggtttacatcagctgaggcgCTGGCCCGGTATATTAAAAACACAAGTGATTCATGATGATAACATGTTAGGAGCCTGATCTTGCccctcccattggagtcaatggaattttgACTTTATTGGGGCCAGTAGCATgccccagttttaaaaaaaaatcttatttactttttatgctagtgtgtgtgtgtgtgtgcacgcttcACTGCTTCACTCAGTTGGGCCAGTGAATTTTGGCCTGGCTCCtcaaaggcacctaactcccttccatatacctttgaggacctgagCCTTTGTGTTTCTACTCAATTTCACTTTCCAGCTTTTGGGCCTACACCCAGCAAGTTTGGTTTTCAGTTTCCCATGCTTCAAGAGGACATGGATGCCCTCCTCTTCCCAAAGctctttttcattaaaatgtacaATAAATAAAGCATTGTGTTCATTAGAGTTTTgaaaaatcccttttaaaaaagaCGAGCTGAATTTTGGACCTAAGTCACGTTCGGTGGCCTTAGAAACACTTACCTGGTTTGATAGTTTCTGCCAGATCTGCAAAATTGCTATAAAAATTTACTAGGCCACATCACAAAATCTGCTTGCCAGTTCTTTTCCCCATGACCGTACAAAATTATTGATACTTTGTCAGTCCAAATATTATTTGTCTTGGTGAGTGATCACGTAGCATATGACAGGGTTGGACAAAAGAACCGTAAATTGGCAAAGtttgaaataaaaggaaatattaattCTGTGCCTAATAAGCACAATCGTCTTAAGCACATAGTCAGCTTTAAATTGGTACTTGCATCtaattgacctcaatgggagttaagcacctgcttaacttaaAGCTTAAAGCTAAGCaggtgcttaaagctaagcaggtgcttaaatgctttgttgaatcagggccttaacaGCTGAGTCAAAACACTCGTTGAATAGAATGGGAcgactcatgtgcttaaagcttAGACACATGTGCAAgtacttgcaggattggggccctgttTTCAGAATGGCACTTTGATCATTTTCTCtttcccattttgcagctggctCTGCATCTCACATGTTGATTTTTATTGAGGCGAATTTCCTTTCTGAGACTGGGCAGTGACTGGCATTTGATGATACATCTGGTCGAACAGCGACTCCAGAGAATGGTGTATTTTTCCTGATTTAAAATAGtctgaaagaataaaaacaattagCAGCAGTAGTTCTGAATATATTCCAGATCCGGTTGCATTGTGCATCACATGTAACATAGGTGATAAAGTTGGAGACCTCCAAGAGTAATGACaaaaatcccctcctccccccaaaacaatttTGCCGAAGAACATATAGCAAAAAAAGTCTGACCTTTAGCCCAGTGCCTACCAGTCGGTTTCCAGATTTGCAGCCACAAAGGGCAGTCATTGGAGGCCGGTGGAATGAGTTCAAGTGTTCTCATAGTTAAAGAGGggcaaaaaaaacttcattaaCCTTTCATAATCTTATTAGTGACTTGTTTGTCTTTTTAAGTAGCTCATTACATGGTTTTGGAGGGCCCCGGGCCCTGCATGGTTTTGTACTATGTGATAGGTCCATTTGATTCCGGTACAACATAGTCTCAGTGCTGGCTATCCTGTATGGCATAGGGTTGACTTGCTGTTTCAATGGTCACAAGCCATTGGTTGCAAACCATTCCAGCTGCattgttaaacaaaaatgttaaactcTTTTGGGTAGCCAGTGTTTTCCTAGACAAATACAATGTAAGCAAAGAGCCTCTGCCCTTCCCAGTGCATCCCTTCGTGTTCCAGTCATTCTCCGGATTGATTTTGCATCTGGCATTTTACATAGGGTGTTTTTAGTTGGTTTGCAATACAAGTCGTTAAAGCTTCTCCCACTTCTTTGCTTTTTCTACAATAAGAGGCTCCTCTTTGTTCTTCATCCTCTTCAGTGTAGCATTTCTTTTGTATGGGTGGCACTTGAAGACTCTAAACTCATGGCTAACGGTCAGCGTGTTAGTCGGTTTCAGACAGGAGGCTAATCTGTTACTGCCGCAACAAACGATGCACAAAATGACGCGACTCAATGTCAGGTCCAAGTTGAACATGAACAACTCAGCTATTTCTAtattgagagacagagagagaaacatgAATGTTTTTTGGTATCCCTTGGAAATAGACGTGACTTCTAATTTGCATTGTCTTTGCTCTGCTTTACATTCCTGTCAGTTTCTAAAGCCAACGTAGCCGCATTGTACCTGGTTAAGACGCTGTGCTAGGttcaacaacaaacaaaatctgGATTAATTTTCTGCGGCGCTCGAAAGGCTAGATTCACACCTGGCGTAAATCAgagcagctccattgatttcagtggaactacagtGATTTCAGgccagctgaggatatggtccTGAAGAGGGAATTGAAGCAGAAAGAGGTTCAGGCTACATGTAAATGGCTTCTTCCCCCATTTCCGTAGCTTTTTCTGTGAATCAATTCTACAGTTTCGTACAGTTGGGTGTGTCCAGCTTTGTACAAACCATAGaggaatctctctctcctcccctcatgccctacccctgcccctttgaaaattcatgtTAAGTGAGGCCCGATCCCAGGTGCTGCTGAGCGCCCTCTAGCCAGGGGATCTGAGGTTGCTCAGCCCTCAACAGCAGGTACCCAGCACCTCGTAAAATTGCCCCCCCTCCAAAGTGTGCAAGGAAATGGAAGTGCCCTCTCCGCCAACCCGCTGGGGGTTGGATGTCAGAGCCGCTGGAGCCTGTTGTCACTTTCGCTGGCAGCGCCACATGATGGACTGCACTTTGCTTGTTTAGGTTTTGTTTTCAGCCACGACATTCGACCAAATTATTCTCCACGAAGGGCTTTAAAGTTTCCCAAGTGCCTGTGAAAACCTGGAAACGCTGATCGTGATCCTATTTCTCAGCTGAGTGGCTACATTCAGCCAGAGCCATATTGATATGCAAAACGTCACGGGCCCCGGGTCTAAAGATGGTTTCTGTCTGCCTTGTGAAAGGGGTAAAGCCTAGGCCTTTCTAAAACTGCACAATACCATATAGACTATGCCATTTAAAGCATCTGAAGCAACCCAAAATGTATTGAAAGCTTGCTTTGCAGACTCATTAAGACTACTCAATAGGTTCTGGCAAATACCGTGCCAGGGCTGACCGCACGGATTAAGACTTTTGAAGTGATACACAAACCCCTTGCTTAAACTAATTGCTGCCCCATGGCTCATGAGGTCAAGTATTTGTATTCATTGCATTCGAGAGGAGCCACTTGTGGGGCTGTCCAGGTGAAGTCTGCACTTCATTAGACCGGGACAATAAGCTGGAAGTTCCCCGTAGGAAGGGGAAAGGTAACCAAGATGGAAATCTGATGGATCTCTCAAAGGAGAATCATTGAATACAAACAAACGTATGCCCAGCGCTGCAGGGTTTTTCCATGAAAGAGTTCCAAAATGGAATCGTGGTTTTGCAATCTAATATACTAAATGCGGGGAGGTATCCTTGCCAAATGCTTCATTAAGATCTTTGTTGTGCTACCCTAAAATGGCCAGTTCAATTCAAAGGGAATGTAACTTTAATTACATGTATTGGTCAAGTGTGTACAAATCTCTGTCGTTGTTTTGGTTCAGACACGATGCTGCAGTTTTTTGTTACTGTCACCCCTGGGAGTTACTTTGAAACCTATTACTTGAATTCTATGAATTTTGTTACAGGTATACTGAAAGAAAAATTGCAAAGGTGACTGAGATCAGAGAAAATCCAttgacatttcattttctttgcctTTAGCCCTAGATGTGTTTGCTGGGCAGCAAAATTTCATTCTTGCCTACAACACTGTGGGGATGTATTTTCCATATCCTGCTTTTAAACTTTCACAATGAATTGAACATTAATAAATAGGCCTAAAATGTTTGTATTCCTCTGTTTTGGGTAGGGGGACTTACCTCATCAGTaaggaaagaaaagcagcatTAAGAGGCAGAATTGGCATCCAAGTGATGGTGAATTAGAGAGGAGATGGGATAGTGAATGCTCTACCTTATATCACTGGGGCTGCTTGAAATTCAACTTCATCTCTTAAGAGTTCTTCATTGTAACACATTGAAAAACGCCACCGCAATCTTAGCAAATTGCTGCCATCAGTTAAATTGTTCAAAAGGCAACGTTATCCTGTGACAACACGAAAGCATTGCGCCCAGCATGAGAAATATAACATGCTTCAAACATCCATCAAGTTGTATGGCTAGCATTTCAATGTATGCAGAATCATTAGCCTAGGATAACCCTTAAAGCCTGAGGAATTCCAAATTATTCCCTTCTGTTTGCCATCAGTGGACAGTTACTGATTGCTGGTGAAAACCAAGATGCAACGTCGCCATTGGGCTGGTAGAATCAAATCCATTGATTGAGCAATGGTCGCTTTTgtgatgcattgttccccaattACAAGTGGGTTCCTTTTAGCAACAGAATAGGGAACCCATCATTTGTTAACACATGTGCCTCATGTATATCCTAGAAGAAATGGCCTTGGTCATCACTTGTTAATGGGCctaattaaaaaagcaaatttaGAAAAATTAGGGGCGAGATTTTCTAAAGACCTCAGGCAGCTTTTTCATTAAGGCACAACATACCATAGTTCCCATTCCTCCCAATGGGAGCTGATCAGTGCTGacagcatttgaaaaaaaaaaaactttgaccTCTTCATTTTGGGTGTCTAAGAGGGACACTTAGAAAAATCTGTCCCCAATTGTGGGTACGGAGTACTTATGAAAATCTAATCCAAgatgtcttttctttttccccaccAGCCAATTTCACCTAATTTacaatcacttttaaaaaaaaaattcctataaGCCTGTGGGCATCAAACTTGTATTGTGAAAAACCAAAATGctacagtctttattcaggcaaaactcccccaGAAGCCACTaggagttttgcctcagtaagaATGCAGCTGCCAGCTCTGGAAATACCATAGTATGGTGTGAAATGTATTTGAACATTGGAAATTTTCAGCTGGATTGTTTGGCTTGGATTGTGCTATGTACTGACCagttatattttgattttttttctcttttccctatATGGAAGATACatctttgtgtttatattttaacaGAGAGAGTTCTGGGCCTGATATCACTCTCCTTTGCTGGAGTTTTCTCACCACCTGTAAAACTTGTACAAGCAGTCTCCACTGGGTTAACAACGCTGGGTGAAAATGTCAGAATCTGAtcacactaaaaaaaaataaccactaTATTTTTCTGCACAAGATCTCTGAAAATAAAGTTCTAAAGAAAATGATGCAGgactatttttgttttcattggtGTATTTGCTGTTCTGGACCAGTGTGAAAAATAGACTCTGGTTATTTTCATAGGTTTTCTCCCCCTTTTGTTCCTATCTTGAATTTGTAAAAATCCAGATTTTTCAGGTTACTTGGAAGTAAATATTTATTCTCCAGGATGTCTAGTTATAAAGGAACCTGGCCTCAAAACATGAGAGAGCGAGCGGGAGCCTGACATATATCAAACATTTTCTTCCTGCGTGCTACTGACAGCTGTTAGGTCAAGACATTTCCAAATTAGCATGCAAATGATGGTTTGGATAATGTGTATGGACTTCGGTTTGCTCCGAGAAAGACACCATGAGGCCTCCTACAGCTAAAAATGTAAGGATCATGCATACGTGATGCGAGAATCACAGACGGAGTGCCCTTCACTAGGCATAATCTGGGCACGTTCCTTCCATTAAACTGTGATCCTGGCATGCCTTGCATCATCCATGTGTGAGCTGAAATTGATCACAGAG encodes:
- the HS3ST6 gene encoding heparan sulfate glucosamine 3-O-sulfotransferase 6, with amino-acid sequence MGGSRGGLAGQLGGLLRAQPRASLGLPMLLLGTYFFYCLTGSCEPLPPAVPDRPEEQAAAGGRSGPGSRRFPQAIIVGVKKGGTRALLEFLRAHPAVRALGAEPHFFDRGYEKGLRWYRNLMPRTIEGQITMEKTPSYFVTKEAPKRIYNMSRDTKLIVVVRNPVTRAISDYTQTLSKNPTIPSFQALAFKNISTGLIDTTWSAVRIGIYAKHLDNWLQYFPLSKFLFVSGERLVSDPAGEMGRVQDFLGLKRVVTDKHFYFNETKGFPCLKKPEGSSRPRCLGKSKGRPHPKIHGQVIQRLQEFYRPFNMKFYQMTGQDFGWD